The Deltaproteobacteria bacterium genome includes a region encoding these proteins:
- a CDS encoding FtsX-like permease family protein, which produces MSLLSFRIALRFMRGSWPRLAPAVIALACGVALTCSIEIVNQGILRAFVDVIDAMAGKAALQVTAPGGGVFPEELTEAAAAVSGVELAVPAVMAAAFVAGRSGELLTVLGVDITNDSVVRAYEPAAVLVAGSSQSRLDDPLVFLSQPDSVAITNAFAVRHRLRVGDSLLLDTPRGRRHFTVRGVLEPEGVARILGGNLIVMDIFAAEAVFTRPRFINRIDLVLSRNSELGAVQKGVAAVMPSGFLVEAPQQRKADLQKLMQSLAALLRAAFGLTGLVTAFLIGFNRLTNVFEQRTWQIGILRALGVRADVAWREMMKESLLLGASGVAIGLPLGIGLSYLMLPLVATAAAVSYNTIIADTSIGLGVGPLLVPALLGLGTAVLAAAIPARRVARLEPAVIILGRGIESPTGTPKFAGRTFALLVGCVAGALVMQHATGSATWGLLATALVAVALAAGARLVVHLGRSPLVSAFRLLAGPMWRFAAATVTRNPRRSALTVATIAVGIGAVFWLRFAAYSFERSVIEALTPAFRADLIAGSVHVESGVFETPVDQRLAVRLRRMNGVRAVAGERVREWPYRGGPVTIEAYDDAYYTTGDFGQWPLYGSSLADAWGMVARGTATVVSSSFVSNFGCRIGDVITLDTPGGPLSLRVAGVTVDFASPRGTLKISRRIYERLWHDRRVTYVFLRSSPLSSPSLLRETIARKLGRRYGLRILSSRELVDYYADQVRRAFRGVNVLAGLILIIILVALADTLAGDVLERTRELGMLRAIGIAARHVRRMVVVEALLLALLGLALALVGGLSLGIIWVRATFRYLLGWMLSTHVPVMQLVAGIAATLLVSLLAALLTGRRAAALEPVAALRYE; this is translated from the coding sequence TTGAGTCTGCTCAGCTTCCGTATCGCGCTGCGCTTCATGCGAGGGAGCTGGCCTCGGCTGGCGCCGGCAGTCATTGCGCTCGCCTGTGGCGTGGCCTTGACGTGCTCGATCGAGATCGTCAACCAAGGCATCCTCCGCGCCTTCGTCGACGTCATCGACGCGATGGCAGGGAAGGCGGCGTTGCAGGTGACGGCTCCCGGCGGTGGCGTCTTTCCCGAGGAGCTGACCGAGGCAGCGGCTGCGGTTTCCGGCGTCGAGCTCGCCGTGCCTGCGGTGATGGCGGCCGCCTTCGTCGCGGGCCGAAGCGGCGAGCTCCTGACGGTTCTCGGCGTCGACATCACGAACGACTCGGTGGTGCGCGCGTACGAGCCGGCCGCTGTGCTGGTAGCAGGTTCGTCGCAGTCGAGGCTGGACGATCCCCTCGTCTTCCTGAGCCAGCCCGATTCGGTCGCGATCACGAACGCGTTCGCAGTCCGGCATCGGCTGCGAGTTGGCGATTCTCTGCTGTTGGATACTCCCAGAGGGCGGCGGCACTTCACGGTGCGCGGAGTGCTCGAGCCGGAGGGTGTGGCACGCATCCTGGGAGGAAACCTGATCGTCATGGACATCTTCGCGGCAGAGGCGGTGTTCACGCGGCCGCGTTTCATCAACCGGATCGACCTCGTGCTCTCACGCAACAGCGAGCTGGGCGCCGTCCAGAAGGGCGTCGCCGCGGTGATGCCGTCGGGGTTTCTGGTGGAAGCCCCCCAGCAGCGCAAGGCGGACCTGCAAAAGCTCATGCAATCGCTCGCGGCGTTGCTGCGAGCCGCCTTCGGACTGACAGGCTTGGTCACCGCATTTCTCATCGGCTTCAACCGGCTCACCAACGTGTTCGAGCAGCGCACCTGGCAGATCGGCATCCTGCGCGCCCTTGGTGTGAGGGCCGACGTGGCGTGGCGTGAGATGATGAAGGAGAGCCTCCTGCTCGGCGCGAGCGGTGTCGCGATCGGACTGCCGTTGGGGATCGGCCTCAGCTACCTGATGCTCCCGCTGGTGGCGACCGCGGCAGCGGTCAGTTACAACACGATCATCGCCGATACGAGCATCGGGCTCGGCGTCGGGCCGTTGCTCGTTCCGGCGCTGCTCGGTCTCGGTACGGCCGTCCTGGCGGCCGCGATCCCGGCGCGGCGGGTGGCGCGGCTCGAACCGGCGGTGATCATCCTCGGACGTGGCATCGAGTCTCCGACCGGAACACCGAAGTTCGCCGGCCGGACGTTCGCTCTCCTGGTGGGGTGCGTGGCCGGCGCCCTGGTGATGCAGCACGCGACGGGTTCCGCGACCTGGGGCTTGCTGGCAACGGCACTCGTCGCCGTCGCATTGGCGGCGGGCGCGCGACTGGTCGTGCACCTCGGTCGCTCGCCACTCGTGTCGGCGTTCCGCTTGCTGGCGGGTCCAATGTGGCGCTTCGCGGCCGCGACGGTCACGCGGAATCCTCGGCGGAGCGCCCTCACCGTGGCTACCATCGCCGTCGGCATCGGCGCGGTCTTCTGGTTGCGATTCGCCGCGTACAGCTTCGAACGCTCGGTGATCGAGGCCCTGACACCTGCCTTTCGTGCGGACCTCATCGCTGGGTCGGTGCACGTCGAATCCGGCGTTTTTGAAACGCCCGTCGACCAGCGGCTCGCCGTGCGCCTCCGGCGCATGAACGGCGTGCGCGCGGTTGCCGGTGAACGCGTCAGGGAGTGGCCGTACAGGGGCGGTCCGGTAACGATCGAGGCATACGACGATGCCTACTACACCACGGGGGATTTCGGGCAGTGGCCGCTGTACGGCTCGAGCCTCGCGGATGCGTGGGGTATGGTTGCGCGGGGGACCGCGACCGTGGTCTCGAGCAGCTTCGTCTCGAACTTCGGTTGCCGGATCGGAGACGTCATCACGCTCGACACTCCGGGCGGGCCACTGTCCCTCCGGGTCGCCGGCGTGACGGTCGATTTTGCTTCTCCGCGCGGGACGCTCAAGATCAGCCGTCGGATCTATGAACGCCTCTGGCATGACCGTCGGGTGACCTACGTGTTCCTCAGGTCATCGCCGCTCTCGTCCCCCTCCCTCCTCCGCGAGACCATCGCGAGAAAGCTCGGGCGGAGATACGGACTGCGGATCCTGTCGTCTCGGGAGCTCGTCGACTACTATGCCGATCAGGTCCGCCGCGCCTTCCGTGGAGTGAACGTCCTCGCCGGGCTGATCCTGATCATCATCCTCGTGGCGTTGGCGGATACGCTGGCCGGCGACGTGTTGGAGCGGACGCGCGAGCTCGGCATGCTGCGCGCAATCGGCATCGCGGCACGGCACGTGCGTCGTATGGTCGTGGTCGAAGCCCTTCTCCTCGCGCTCCTGGGCCTCGCGCTCGCCCTGGTGGGGGGTCTTTCGCTCGGCATCATCTGGGTGAGAGCCACTTTTCGGTACCTGCTGGGCTGGATGCTCAGCACGCATGTGCCCGTCATGCAGCTGGTGGCCGGCATCGCCGCGACGCTCCTCGTCTCCTTGTTGGCTGCGCTTCTGACCGGGAGACGGGCGGCGGCGTTGGAGCCCGTGGCGGCGCTCCGCTACGAGTAG
- a CDS encoding PadR family transcriptional regulator, which yields MFRYLVLGLLRDGKPRHGYALMKEYRSRSGVELSTGNFYRELQKLAAQGLVRTAANPEGADPRRAPYEITASGIEAFESWLMAPPRPRTNDYEDELSYRALFLSGAGPEMARTVLDRWQESLWISGKMLERAREAAVATPGEHQGSAGALALLLGRRLKHVAADLEFLEEFRAVYEESLNARVQIPPPDSPTARTTPPKRPDASKGARR from the coding sequence GTGTTTCGATACCTGGTCCTGGGTCTGCTTCGAGACGGCAAGCCGCGGCACGGCTATGCCCTCATGAAGGAGTATCGGAGCAGATCGGGCGTCGAGCTGAGTACCGGGAATTTCTATCGCGAGCTGCAGAAGCTCGCGGCCCAAGGCCTGGTGCGGACGGCAGCCAATCCCGAGGGTGCCGACCCACGGCGCGCCCCGTACGAGATCACCGCGTCAGGGATCGAGGCATTCGAGAGCTGGCTCATGGCGCCGCCTCGCCCGAGAACGAACGACTATGAAGACGAGCTTTCCTATCGCGCGCTCTTTCTCAGTGGCGCCGGGCCGGAAATGGCCCGCACCGTGCTCGATCGCTGGCAGGAGTCGCTCTGGATCAGCGGGAAGATGCTCGAGCGTGCCCGGGAGGCGGCGGTCGCAACACCCGGGGAGCATCAGGGATCGGCAGGCGCGCTGGCCCTGCTGCTTGGCCGTCGTCTCAAGCACGTTGCGGCGGATCTCGAGTTCCTCGAGGAGTTCCGCGCCGTCTACGAAGAGTCGCTGAACGCGCGCGTTCAGATTCCTCCGCCCGATTCCCCGACGGCCCGCACGACGCCCCCGAAACGCCCCGACGCATCAAAGGGAGCAAGGCGGTGA